GTGCCCGCACGCCGCGCCCGCTGAGCCCGCCCCTCCCCCGGGGCGGGCGGCCCGGCGGTCTCCCCTCGACGGAGCAGCCCGGCGCGTCCCGGGCGGGAGGAGCACCCATGGCCAAGGATCAGGACAGCCGCGGCGGGACCTGGAAGGCCCTCAAGCAGAGGTGGTCCGGCCGCGCGTCGGACAAGGCATCCCCCGAGGAGGCCGCGCGCCTGAAGGCGCGGCGCCTGCCCGTGCCGGACCGCACCCGCGTGTTCACCACGTCCAATCAGAAGGGCGGCGTGGGCAAGACGACGACGACCGTGAACCTCGCCGCCGCGCTCGCCCGTGCCGGCATGCGGGTCCTGGTGATCGACATCGACCCGCAGGGCAACGCCTCCACCGCCCTCAACGTGCCCCACGCCGGCGACGTCGCGTCCGTGTACGACGTGCTCCTGGACGAGATGGAGATCCACGAGGCCGTGCAGGACGCCCCGGACGTGGACGGCCTGCAGGTGGTGCCCGCGACGATCGACCTGGCCGGCGCCGAGATCGAGCTGGTGTCCATGGTGGCCCGCGAGCAGCGCCTCGCTCGCGCCCTGGACCGCTACATGGCGTGGCGTGCCGACCAGGGGCAGGAGCGTCTCGACTACGTGTTCATCGACTGCCCGCCGTCCCTGGGCCTGCTGACCGTCAACGCGTTCGTGGCAGCCGAGGAGGTGCTCATCCCGATCCAGGCGGAGTACTA
This sequence is a window from Micrococcus porci. Protein-coding genes within it:
- a CDS encoding ParA family protein, which gives rise to MAKDQDSRGGTWKALKQRWSGRASDKASPEEAARLKARRLPVPDRTRVFTTSNQKGGVGKTTTTVNLAAALARAGMRVLVIDIDPQGNASTALNVPHAGDVASVYDVLLDEMEIHEAVQDAPDVDGLQVVPATIDLAGAEIELVSMVAREQRLARALDRYMAWRADQGQERLDYVFIDCPPSLGLLTVNAFVAAEEVLIPIQAEYYALEGLSQLLKNVQMIQKHLNPKLQVSTILLTMFDARMNLAVQVAEEVKAHFPEQLLETAIPRNVRISEAPSYQQTVVTYDPASAGAVAYREAAAEIARRGAPQAR